In one Serinus canaria isolate serCan28SL12 chromosome 2, serCan2020, whole genome shotgun sequence genomic region, the following are encoded:
- the PKIA gene encoding cAMP-dependent protein kinase inhibitor alpha, whose amino-acid sequence MTDVESTYADFIASGRTGRRNALHDILVSSPGGNSSELALKLSELDINKTEGEGDAQRNPSEQTGEAQGEAAKQES is encoded by the exons ATGACTGATGTGGAATCTACATATGCAGACTTTATTGCTTCAGGAAGAACAGGTAGAAGAAATGCATTACATGACATCCTTGTGTCCTCTCCGGGTGGGAACTCTAGTGAACTAGCCTTAAAGTTATCAGAGCTTGATATAAACAAAACAG aaggagaaggagatgcACAGCGAAATCCAAGTGAGCAAACCGGGGAGGCCCAAGGGGAGGCAGCAAAGCAAGAAAGCTGA